In a genomic window of Candidatus Omnitrophota bacterium:
- a CDS encoding MBL fold metallo-hydrolase: MILETVNVGPMQVNCYVLACAPAGEAIIIDPGDQAPKINSALKKHKLKVAMVINTHGHYDHIGCDDEFGVTVYAHKLDLPLLQDADKNFSSSFSSAYRVKSEIKTLEDKQVIKLDCLELEVIHLPGHTPGGIGLLLRKPQPDIIFTGDTLFNHGIGRYDLAGGSRSQLEKAIKERLFVLPSQTIVYPGHGPATSIGREKDNNLFKD, translated from the coding sequence GTGATCCTGGAAACCGTTAACGTCGGGCCAATGCAGGTCAATTGTTATGTGCTTGCTTGCGCTCCAGCCGGGGAAGCTATAATCATCGATCCCGGTGATCAGGCACCCAAGATAAATTCAGCCTTAAAAAAACATAAGCTTAAGGTTGCGATGGTGATTAATACTCATGGCCATTACGACCATATTGGTTGTGACGATGAGTTTGGCGTGACTGTTTACGCGCATAAGCTGGATTTGCCGCTGCTTCAGGACGCAGACAAGAATTTTTCTTCCAGTTTCTCATCGGCTTATAGGGTCAAATCTGAAATTAAAACTTTGGAAGATAAGCAGGTTATCAAATTAGATTGCCTGGAATTAGAGGTAATACATCTGCCTGGGCATACTCCGGGAGGCATCGGCCTTTTATTGAGAAAACCGCAGCCGGATATTATCTTTACCGGCGATACGCTGTTTAACCATGGTATTGGCCGTTATGATTTAGCCGGTGGCAGCCGCAGCCAGTTAGAAAAGGCAATAAAAGAAAGATTATTTGTTTTACCTTCTCAAACCATAGTCTATCCCGGCCATGGCCCGGCAACTTCCATCGGCAGGGAAAAGGATAATAATCTATTTAAGGACTGA
- the ligA gene encoding NAD-dependent DNA ligase LigA, with amino-acid sequence MSSQIKNQIEQLKAKLRKYDYLYYVLSQPLVSDKEYDDLMRQLIILENKYPRYRTDDSPSQRLSSGISPGFKTVKHRQGMFSLDNTCSIDELRAWDERVRKGLGKDAVYEYAVELKFDGVSVNLTYINGKLVIGATRGDGQTGEDVTANIKTIRAIPLALLAKQPLDFIEIRGEVYIDKKDFLKVNQERMDAGEDLFANPRNATSGSLKLLDSNLVAKRRLNFFAHSLGAYNAEPIKTQWDFLAKLKDWGMRVNTHSALCRDIEEVIVHCNHWQDKRDELSYEIDGIVVKLNSFSQQKELGFTAKSPRWAVAYKFAARQATTELLAIKVNVGRTGVITPTAELKPVECSGVTISNATLHNFDEIERLGLREGDRVLIERAGDVIPKVVKVVEQKGKKPYHKPEKCPACGEKIIKEKAEDVAYRCINPDCPAQLERALLHFASRDALDIEGLGQAVIAQLVKLGLLKSLADIYKLKINHLLKLELFKEKKANNLLNAIEKSKAQPLARLIFALGIRHVGQKAAYTLAQEFSDMGKLMRARFEDLDRIPEIGTVMAGSIVDYFNLGRIKKLVQELKNSGLNMRQEISKVRANKLTGKTVVFTGELEGFSRSEAEELVRKSGGLATSSVSSKTDFLVAGESTGSKFNKAKELGVKIIGEHEFKEMIK; translated from the coding sequence ATGTCCAGCCAAATTAAAAATCAGATCGAACAATTAAAAGCAAAATTACGAAAATATGATTATCTTTATTATGTTTTAAGCCAGCCGCTAGTCTCGGATAAGGAATATGATGATTTAATGCGGCAATTGATAATCCTGGAAAATAAATATCCCCGCTACCGCACTGATGATTCTCCCAGCCAGCGCTTAAGTTCGGGGATAAGCCCGGGTTTTAAGACGGTAAAGCACCGGCAAGGAATGTTTTCTTTGGACAATACTTGTTCTATCGATGAATTAAGGGCCTGGGATGAACGTGTGCGTAAAGGGTTAGGTAAAGATGCTGTTTATGAGTATGCGGTTGAGCTTAAGTTCGACGGTGTTAGCGTGAATTTAACCTATATCAATGGGAAGTTGGTGATTGGGGCAACCCGCGGCGACGGCCAGACAGGTGAAGATGTAACTGCCAATATAAAAACTATCCGCGCTATCCCCTTGGCGCTTTTAGCTAAACAACCGTTAGATTTTATTGAGATCCGCGGGGAAGTGTATATCGATAAAAAAGATTTTTTGAAGGTTAACCAGGAACGTATGGATGCAGGAGAGGATTTGTTTGCCAATCCGCGTAATGCTACCAGCGGTTCCCTGAAATTACTGGATAGTAATCTTGTTGCCAAAAGGCGCCTTAATTTTTTCGCGCATTCTTTGGGCGCCTATAACGCGGAGCCGATAAAGACCCAGTGGGATTTTTTAGCTAAGCTAAAAGATTGGGGTATGCGCGTGAATACGCATTCTGCCCTCTGCCGCGACATCGAAGAGGTGATTGTCCATTGCAATCATTGGCAGGATAAGCGTGATGAACTTAGTTATGAGATTGATGGTATAGTGGTTAAATTAAATAGTTTCTCGCAGCAGAAGGAATTGGGTTTTACGGCCAAAAGCCCGCGCTGGGCAGTAGCTTATAAGTTTGCCGCCCGGCAGGCAACTACCGAGCTCCTGGCAATTAAGGTTAATGTGGGCAGGACCGGAGTAATCACTCCTACAGCGGAGCTTAAGCCGGTAGAATGTTCCGGAGTAACCATAAGTAATGCTACCTTGCATAATTTTGATGAAATCGAAAGATTGGGTTTGCGCGAGGGTGACCGGGTGCTGATCGAGCGGGCAGGGGATGTAATCCCTAAAGTGGTTAAAGTAGTGGAGCAAAAAGGCAAGAAGCCTTATCATAAACCTGAAAAATGCCCGGCTTGCGGAGAAAAGATCATCAAAGAGAAAGCCGAGGACGTGGCTTACCGCTGCATTAATCCGGATTGCCCCGCCCAGCTTGAGCGGGCGCTTTTACATTTTGCCAGCCGCGATGCCTTGGATATCGAGGGTTTAGGCCAGGCGGTAATTGCGCAATTAGTAAAATTGGGATTATTGAAGAGCCTGGCGGATATTTATAAACTTAAGATTAATCATCTTTTGAAGTTGGAGTTATTTAAAGAGAAAAAAGCCAATAATCTTTTAAACGCGATTGAGAAAAGCAAAGCCCAGCCTTTGGCGCGCCTGATTTTTGCTTTAGGTATCCGCCACGTTGGCCAGAAAGCCGCTTACACGCTGGCTCAAGAGTTTTCGGATATGGGTAAACTTATGCGGGCGCGATTTGAAGATCTGGATAGGATTCCTGAGATCGGCACGGTTATGGCCGGCTCGATCGTGGATTATTTTAATCTTGGCCGGATTAAAAAGCTGGTCCAGGAGTTAAAAAATTCCGGCCTCAATATGCGCCAGGAAATTTCTAAGGTTAGGGCGAATAAATTAACCGGTAAAACAGTGGTTTTTACCGGAGAATTGGAGGGGTTCAGCCGTTCTGAAGCAGAGGAACTGGTGCGTAAATCCGGAGGCTTGGCAACTTCCAGCGTAAGCAGTAAAACTGATTTTTTGGTAGCCGGAGAAAGCACCGGCTCAAAATTTAATAAAGCTAAAGAATTAGGCGTAAAGATTATCGGTGAGCATGAATTCAAGGAGATGATCAAATGA
- a CDS encoding acylphosphatase, with the protein MKKQLHLFYSGRVQGIGFRYTVQDMANQQKVLGWAKNLDDARVEVVAEAEEDVLDSFLQQVNQSFSRYIADVHIEWKPASGEFRDFRIVF; encoded by the coding sequence ATGAAGAAACAACTACACCTTTTTTATTCGGGTAGAGTCCAGGGAATAGGGTTTCGCTATACTGTCCAGGATATGGCAAATCAACAGAAGGTTCTTGGTTGGGCTAAGAATTTAGATGACGCCAGGGTTGAGGTGGTAGCGGAAGCCGAGGAGGATGTTTTGGATAGCTTCCTTCAGCAGGTCAACCAGTCTTTTTCCCGCTATATCGCAGATGTGCATATAGAATGGAAGCCGGCAAGCGGTGAATTCCGCGATTTTCGAATTGTATTCTAG
- the ribF gene encoding riboflavin biosynthesis protein RibF encodes MIVIHGINKIKKYAGAVAALGVFDGVHRGHRNILQAAVRIARQAKGTSIALTFFPHPQKEPSLYSLEHRLRLIAEMGIDVCIVVDFSNRFAKLTADDFIVKILVEKIGARFVCVGKNFRFGNKASGDYRLLAQAARKYNFKLKVFNVLKSKGTAISSTVIRKLIRSSKIKDAEELLGRRVSILGSVIKGSRLARVLGFPTANINPHHEVIPSAGIYAVEIIFSAKRYNGICYIGRRPTLDSENKSIHVEVHIFDFHKNIYGRTLEIQFVKLIRLDKKFASLGELLSQIQKDIISCRKVLRQLHRKPQ; translated from the coding sequence ATGATCGTAATCCACGGAATAAATAAAATTAAAAAGTACGCGGGGGCGGTGGCGGCTTTAGGTGTTTTCGACGGGGTGCATCGGGGCCATCGTAATATTTTACAAGCGGCGGTAAGGATAGCCCGCCAGGCCAAAGGGACAAGCATCGCCCTGACTTTTTTCCCGCATCCGCAGAAAGAGCCCAGCCTTTATTCCCTGGAACACCGCCTAAGGTTGATTGCCGAAATGGGTATTGATGTGTGTATAGTGGTAGATTTTAGCAATCGTTTCGCCAAGCTAACCGCCGATGATTTCATCGTTAAAATACTGGTTGAAAAGATCGGTGCCAGGTTTGTCTGCGTGGGGAAGAATTTCCGTTTTGGCAATAAAGCCAGCGGCGATTATAGATTGCTTGCGCAGGCGGCAAGAAAATATAATTTTAAGCTTAAAGTTTTTAACGTCCTGAAATCAAAAGGCACGGCAATCAGCAGCACGGTGATAAGGAAATTAATCAGGAGCTCCAAGATCAAGGACGCCGAAGAGCTGCTTGGTCGCCGGGTAAGTATTTTAGGCTCGGTAATTAAAGGCAGCCGGCTTGCCCGGGTTTTAGGGTTTCCTACCGCCAATATCAACCCGCACCATGAAGTCATTCCTTCAGCCGGTATTTACGCGGTTGAGATCATATTTTCCGCCAAGCGCTATAACGGCATCTGTTATATCGGCAGAAGGCCGACGCTTGATTCTGAAAATAAATCTATCCACGTCGAGGTGCACATATTTGATTTCCATAAAAATATTTATGGCCGGACACTCGAAATTCAATTTGTTAAATTAATACGCTTAGATAAAAAATTCGCTTCTTTGGGAGAATTATTGTCGCAAATCCAAAAAGATATAATTTCCTGCCGCAAGGTCCTGCGGCAGCTGCACAGAAAACCACAATAG
- the rbfA gene encoding 30S ribosome-binding factor RbfA → MPRRERVEEAIKKEVSTIIHDELKDPRIGFVTVIRVELSKDLRNAEIFYSVLGKEDAHKKTKLALDSALGYIRSLVAQRINMRFATELMFKEDRSSEYSVRIEEILNEIKAPPAKGTDAKLKGEAQ, encoded by the coding sequence ATGCCCAGACGTGAAAGAGTTGAGGAAGCGATAAAAAAAGAGGTAAGCACGATTATTCATGATGAGCTTAAAGACCCTAGAATTGGTTTTGTCACCGTAATCCGGGTGGAGTTGTCCAAGGATTTGAGAAACGCTGAAATTTTTTACAGCGTTTTAGGTAAAGAAGACGCGCATAAAAAGACTAAGCTTGCTTTAGATTCTGCCTTAGGTTATATTCGCAGCCTGGTCGCCCAGAGGATCAACATGCGTTTTGCCACCGAACTTATGTTTAAAGAAGACCGCTCTAGCGAATATAGCGTGCGGATCGAAGAAATACTGAATGAGATAAAGGCGCCGCCCGCTAAAGGAACGGACGCTAAGCTCAAGGGAGAGGCGCAATGA
- the mraZ gene encoding division/cell wall cluster transcriptional repressor MraZ produces the protein MFYGEFEHSIDRKGRLILPAKFREVAKNQFVEKFFITRGLDKCLFMFAEEEWRSQENKFKTMSFTKQQSRIFNRLLFSGAVEIVSDKQGRILVPQYLKDFAGIKRDVMIVGVSNRIEIWAKDSWRDFYANSRQSFEEIAEKLMDV, from the coding sequence ATGTTCTACGGTGAATTTGAGCATTCTATAGACCGTAAAGGCCGTCTGATATTGCCTGCCAAATTCCGCGAAGTTGCTAAAAATCAATTCGTGGAAAAATTTTTTATTACCCGCGGTTTGGATAAATGCCTTTTTATGTTTGCCGAGGAGGAATGGCGTTCCCAGGAAAATAAATTTAAAACCATGTCTTTTACCAAACAGCAGTCCCGTATTTTTAACCGGCTGCTTTTTAGCGGAGCTGTTGAGATAGTTTCCGATAAGCAGGGCAGGATCTTGGTCCCCCAATATTTGAAAGATTTCGCCGGGATTAAGAGGGACGTGATGATTGTTGGGGTTTCTAACCGCATTGAGATTTGGGCAAAAGATTCCTGGCGTGATTTTTACGCCAACAGCCGCCAGTCTTTTGAAGAGATCGCCGAGAAATTGATGGATGTCTAA
- the xerD gene encoding site-specific tyrosine recombinase XerD — protein MKELIDSFLDYLSVERALAKNTILAYRQDLNMYLDFMIKRGMEALSKITKNDIVEFMLFEKDNGVSPTSISRRLAAIRMFHRFLSRERVLKSDPTVLIDSPKLWKKVPDTLSLNEVEALISQPQVRDHQGARDRAILETLYATGMRVSESTDLKTNNVNLDIGFLRCIGKGNKERIIPLGKKAIQSINRYLEFSRPYFLKKKNSEYLFINRSGARLSRQSVWKLIKRYAKEAKIKKPIKVHTLRHSFATHLLERGADLRSVQEMLGHSNISTTQIYTHIDKERLKTIHKQFHPRP, from the coding sequence ATGAAAGAACTCATTGATTCATTTCTGGATTACCTTTCGGTTGAGCGGGCTTTGGCAAAAAATACAATCTTGGCTTACCGCCAGGATTTAAATATGTATCTGGATTTTATGATTAAGCGCGGGATGGAGGCGCTTTCCAAAATAACTAAAAACGATATTGTTGAATTCATGCTTTTTGAAAAAGATAACGGGGTATCGCCAACCAGCATTTCCCGCCGGCTGGCGGCAATCCGGATGTTCCATCGTTTCTTAAGCAGGGAAAGGGTCCTCAAAAGCGACCCGACTGTCTTAATTGATTCGCCAAAATTATGGAAGAAGGTCCCGGACACGCTTTCTTTAAATGAAGTGGAAGCATTGATCAGCCAGCCGCAAGTGCGTGATCACCAAGGGGCAAGGGACAGGGCGATCTTAGAGACTCTTTACGCCACCGGGATGCGGGTATCCGAATCCACGGATCTTAAGACTAATAATGTGAATTTAGATATCGGGTTCTTGCGTTGTATCGGAAAAGGAAATAAGGAGAGGATCATTCCTCTGGGCAAGAAAGCCATCCAGAGCATTAACCGGTATTTAGAGTTTAGCCGGCCGTATTTTTTAAAGAAAAAAAATTCAGAGTACCTTTTTATTAACCGTTCCGGGGCCAGGTTATCCCGGCAATCTGTCTGGAAATTAATTAAGCGCTATGCCAAAGAGGCCAAAATTAAAAAACCGATAAAAGTGCACACCTTAAGGCATTCCTTTGCCACGCATTTATTGGAGCGGGGCGCTGACCTGCGTTCGGTGCAGGAGATGCTGGGGCATTCAAATATTTCCACGACACAAATCTACACGCACATTGATAAAGAGCGGCTCAAAACTATTCACAAGCAGTTTCATCCGCGGCCATAA
- a CDS encoding bifunctional oligoribonuclease/PAP phosphatase NrnA, with protein sequence MSLNDVCANIKKYNNFLITVHTSPEGDALGSELGFYNLVKKLGKSGIIINEDKLPYGYDFLPGNKLIRLLNKSSKNVDFDCFAVLDCADLKRTGDVYKLNKDKKPVLNIDHHISNRNFGDLNWVDPKASSCSEMVYKMYKKLHLPMDKDTAVALYTGIMTDTGSFRYSNTSSHTFKAASELLKFGIDVAQVYRATYENIPPADVKLLLKLLPKIEFYCQGRVVAFQIRKELFKAGKPCVDLADLALSFGRAIKGVEVVALFKENLGENNEVRVNLRSQGKVDVNEIAAFFEGGGHKSAAGCTLTGDIKKIVKKVIARIRQSLK encoded by the coding sequence ATGAGCCTGAATGATGTTTGCGCAAACATAAAAAAATATAATAATTTTTTGATTACTGTCCACACCAGCCCTGAAGGCGATGCCTTGGGCAGTGAACTTGGATTTTATAACCTGGTCAAGAAACTGGGCAAGAGCGGGATAATCATCAATGAAGATAAATTGCCCTACGGCTATGATTTTCTGCCGGGTAATAAACTTATACGCCTATTGAATAAGAGCTCTAAGAACGTTGATTTTGATTGTTTTGCGGTTTTAGACTGCGCGGATTTAAAACGCACCGGCGATGTTTATAAATTAAATAAAGATAAGAAACCGGTTTTAAATATCGATCACCACATCAGCAACCGTAATTTTGGCGACCTAAACTGGGTTGACCCAAAAGCTTCTTCATGTTCAGAGATGGTTTATAAAATGTATAAAAAATTACACTTGCCTATGGATAAGGATACGGCCGTGGCTTTGTATACCGGAATAATGACCGATACCGGTTCATTTCGCTACTCAAATACTTCCAGCCATACGTTTAAGGCGGCTTCCGAGCTTTTGAAATTCGGAATAGATGTTGCCCAGGTTTATCGGGCTACCTACGAGAATATTCCGCCTGCTGATGTAAAATTGCTGCTCAAACTTCTTCCAAAAATAGAATTCTATTGCCAGGGCAGGGTCGTCGCATTTCAGATTCGAAAAGAACTGTTTAAGGCAGGAAAGCCTTGCGTGGATTTAGCGGATCTGGCTTTGAGTTTTGGCCGGGCAATCAAGGGGGTAGAGGTGGTAGCATTGTTTAAAGAAAATCTCGGAGAAAATAATGAGGTGCGCGTCAACTTAAGAAGCCAGGGCAAGGTCGATGTAAATGAGATCGCCGCGTTTTTTGAAGGCGGAGGGCATAAGAGCGCTGCCGGATGCACTTTAACCGGCGATATTAAAAAAATCGTGAAAAAAGTTATCGCCAGAATCCGGCAATCCTTAAAATAA
- a CDS encoding riboflavin synthase, translating to MFTGIVEELGQVKKIAHQAGITLLEVGAKEVLVDTKIGESIAVNGVCLTAVFIGNNSVSFEVIDTTRKNTNLGLLKTGQKVNLERSLKVGDRVSGHFVRGHIDCLGLVRRKGLRNGSFEFEISIPASFMRYCLPKGSIALDGISLTLAGARANIINVCIIPHTLKNTTLNFKGPADKLNVEFDILAKKNPA from the coding sequence ATGTTTACGGGTATTGTCGAAGAGTTGGGGCAGGTAAAAAAAATAGCTCACCAGGCAGGGATAACCCTCTTGGAGGTTGGCGCTAAAGAAGTTTTGGTTGATACCAAGATTGGTGAGAGCATCGCGGTTAACGGCGTATGCCTTACCGCAGTTTTTATAGGAAATAATTCGGTTAGTTTTGAAGTCATCGATACTACCCGCAAAAATACCAACCTGGGATTATTAAAAACCGGCCAAAAAGTTAATCTTGAGCGCAGCCTTAAGGTGGGAGACCGGGTCAGCGGGCATTTTGTCAGGGGGCATATCGATTGCCTGGGGCTGGTGCGCAGGAAAGGTTTGCGTAATGGCAGCTTTGAGTTTGAGATTTCAATTCCCGCCTCTTTTATGCGTTATTGCCTGCCTAAAGGGTCAATTGCCCTGGATGGGATCAGCTTAACCTTAGCCGGCGCGCGCGCCAATATCATTAATGTTTGTATTATTCCGCATACCCTTAAGAATACAACTTTAAATTTTAAGGGTCCTGCGGATAAGTTGAACGTGGAATTTGATATCCTCGCCAAAAAGAATCCCGCTTAA
- a CDS encoding CCA tRNA nucleotidyltransferase, with protein sequence MKSYLEKLPPELKKIIDLAAEVSQETAMPAYLVGGFLRDLILGVANFDIDITVEGSGIIFAQKLAKKLKSGIRIHERFGTATLTLDNCLKVDIATTRKEKYPSCACLPVVSSGSLKEDLMRRDFTINAMAVSIAQDNEQKLIDPFGGKEDLKSGRIRILHDLSFKDDPTRILRAIRFEQRFDFKIEPKTLALLKEAIGAGLLSKAHAHRTRDDLILMLKERDPLKQIKRLGDLGGLSFLSDKLKFGKSTQDLFKAIDKEICWFMKNYSARRQLDTWLVYFTALLKPLSLAQLKLVTCKLGLRKGEEKRIISYCRDTHKLVPSLSKKGIRPAHIFSLLEPLSYEEIVLLRAAGCQNKYLKEYITDFLEIYNGMRLYVSGRDLHGLGILPGPRYQKIFAQVLAAKLNGQVKTRRQELALIKRLIKIY encoded by the coding sequence ATGAAAAGTTATTTAGAAAAATTACCGCCAGAATTAAAAAAGATTATTGATCTTGCCGCGGAGGTTTCCCAAGAAACCGCAATGCCGGCTTATCTGGTTGGCGGGTTTTTACGGGATTTAATTTTGGGGGTGGCCAATTTTGACATAGATATTACTGTCGAAGGCAGCGGCATCATTTTTGCCCAGAAGCTGGCTAAAAAATTAAAATCAGGGATAAGGATCCATGAGCGGTTTGGGACCGCTACGTTAACCTTGGATAATTGCCTGAAAGTTGACATTGCTACTACGCGTAAAGAAAAATACCCCTCTTGCGCCTGCCTTCCGGTGGTAAGTTCAGGATCTTTAAAAGAAGATCTTATGCGCCGGGATTTTACCATTAATGCCATGGCGGTAAGCATTGCGCAGGATAATGAACAAAAATTGATTGATCCTTTTGGAGGAAAAGAGGATTTAAAATCCGGAAGGATACGTATTTTGCATGATTTAAGTTTTAAAGATGATCCGACGCGCATATTAAGGGCGATCCGTTTTGAGCAGCGCTTTGATTTTAAGATTGAACCTAAGACCTTGGCGTTGCTTAAGGAGGCAATCGGGGCCGGCCTGTTAAGTAAGGCCCACGCGCACAGGACGCGCGATGACTTGATCTTAATGCTTAAAGAAAGGGATCCGCTAAAGCAGATCAAGAGGCTGGGCGATTTAGGCGGTTTATCTTTTCTCAGCGATAAATTGAAGTTTGGAAAATCCACGCAGGATTTGTTTAAAGCGATAGATAAAGAGATCTGTTGGTTTATGAAAAACTATTCCGCGCGCAGACAGCTTGACACTTGGTTGGTTTATTTTACGGCACTTTTAAAACCCCTTAGTTTGGCTCAGCTCAAGTTGGTCACTTGCAAGCTGGGATTACGCAAAGGCGAAGAAAAGCGGATCATTAGTTATTGCCGGGATACCCATAAACTTGTTCCTTCTTTGAGCAAGAAAGGAATCCGGCCAGCCCATATTTTTTCTTTGCTTGAGCCATTAAGTTACGAAGAGATTGTTTTGCTGCGGGCAGCGGGATGCCAAAACAAATATCTTAAGGAATATATTACGGATTTTCTTGAGATTTATAATGGGATGCGGCTTTATGTCTCTGGCCGTGATCTGCATGGCTTGGGCATTTTACCCGGCCCAAGGTATCAAAAGATCTTTGCGCAGGTATTAGCGGCTAAACTTAACGGCCAGGTAAAAACCCGTCGCCAGGAATTAGCCCTGATTAAAAGACTAATAAAAATTTACTGA
- the rsmH gene encoding 16S rRNA (cytosine(1402)-N(4))-methyltransferase RsmH, which yields MLEAPLHIPVMLAEVIEYLKLAPGQTIVDATMGTGGHSLEILKRITPGGRLIGIDRDEDSLQICRQRLSEFKDSCEFVHANFSDLDQVLRKLGIDGIDGIIFDLGISTYQLKDTQRGFSFQEEGPLDMRLDKSSYISAYDLVNNLNENEISHMLWSFGQERWHNRIAHLLVEERRVTPIATTRQLADLVVRAIPHRYRRSYYRIHPATRTFQAVRIAVNRELEILESAIKKAVAILRKQARICVISFHSLEDRVIKHTFRALKADGIIDIITAKPLTPTASEIEKNPSSRSSKFRVAQRI from the coding sequence ATGTTAGAAGCGCCTTTGCATATACCAGTAATGCTGGCTGAAGTTATAGAATATTTGAAACTTGCGCCCGGGCAAACGATTGTTGACGCAACTATGGGAACCGGCGGGCACAGTTTAGAGATACTAAAAAGGATTACTCCCGGAGGCAGGTTGATCGGTATCGACCGCGATGAAGATTCGTTGCAAATTTGCCGGCAGAGGCTGAGTGAATTTAAAGATAGTTGTGAATTTGTGCACGCTAATTTTTCGGATTTAGACCAGGTTTTAAGAAAGCTGGGCATAGATGGTATTGACGGGATTATTTTTGATTTGGGAATTTCTACTTACCAGCTAAAGGATACCCAGAGAGGGTTTAGTTTTCAGGAGGAGGGGCCGCTAGATATGCGTTTAGATAAAAGCAGCTATATATCGGCGTATGATTTGGTAAATAACCTTAATGAAAACGAGATTTCCCATATGCTCTGGAGTTTCGGCCAGGAGCGCTGGCATAACCGTATTGCCCATCTGTTGGTTGAGGAGCGTAGGGTAACGCCAATTGCTACGACCAGGCAATTAGCGGATCTGGTGGTGCGGGCTATTCCGCACAGGTACCGCAGGAGTTATTACCGTATACATCCGGCTACCCGTACTTTTCAGGCAGTGAGAATCGCGGTAAACCGGGAATTAGAAATTTTAGAAAGCGCGATCAAGAAAGCCGTTGCAATTTTAAGAAAGCAGGCTAGAATATGCGTAATTTCTTTTCATTCTTTAGAAGATCGCGTAATTAAACATACATTCCGCGCGCTCAAGGCCGACGGAATAATCGATATTATTACAGCTAAACCCCTGACCCCCACAGCTAGCGAGATAGAAAAAAACCCTTCTAGCCGCAGCTCTAAATTCAGGGTAGCCCAGAGGATCTAG